Proteins encoded by one window of Deltaproteobacteria bacterium:
- a CDS encoding Zn-ribbon domain-containing OB-fold protein → MAEPGKLAHLAPTPTPETKPFWEGAKRHELMLPRCKSCGKCHFYPRGVCPYCWSNDLEWIKASGKGKLHTFAIPQRSIMGIPGPFVTAIVQLDEGPRIATNLIGIDPDPKKIRCDMEVEVVFDDLTDTISLPKFRPTKAA, encoded by the coding sequence TGGCTGAACCAGGAAAACTGGCGCATCTTGCGCCGACCCCAACACCAGAGACCAAACCGTTCTGGGAAGGTGCGAAACGACATGAGTTGATGCTGCCGCGCTGTAAGAGCTGTGGCAAGTGTCACTTCTATCCGCGCGGTGTTTGCCCGTATTGTTGGTCTAATGATCTTGAATGGATCAAGGCGAGTGGCAAAGGTAAATTGCATACCTTTGCGATTCCGCAACGCTCGATCATGGGCATTCCTGGTCCATTTGTGACGGCCATTGTCCAACTTGACGAAGGCCCACGTATCGCTACCAACCTCATCGGTATCGATCCCGATCCGAAAAAGATCCGCTGTGACATGGAAGTCGAAGTTGTGTTTGATGATCTGACAGACACAATAAGTTTGCCGAAGTTTAGGCCGACGAAGGCAGCGTAA
- a CDS encoding thiolase, translated as MSNYKDLSGKFAIVGVAESDEMGTVPNKSALQLHAEAARNAIADAGLTKNDVDAVFSAGRIFSTETAEYLGIRPRYIDGTSVGGCSFIQHCQHAIAAINAGLCEIVLITHGESGRSRLGMPAMKSEKDSLMWQFEVPYGIVFPFTSYGFIATRHMHEYGTTQEQLAEVAVATRAWARLNPKAAQRGELSVADVMKSPIIAWPFHVLDCCLVTDAGGAAVITSAERAKNLKKKPAYILGTGEGTGHCWVNQMPDFTAATGAQISGPQAFAMAGVTPKDIDVAMLYDAFTIVPILALEDLGFCKKGEGGAFVSGQRTAPGGDFPMNTNGGGLSYTHTGMYGMFTIIEAVRQVRGECGERQVKDAEVALCHGPGGIFSGAATMILANAPKA; from the coding sequence ATGAGTAACTACAAAGATCTCTCAGGCAAATTCGCTATCGTTGGCGTCGCGGAATCCGACGAGATGGGTACGGTCCCGAATAAATCGGCGTTGCAACTCCATGCCGAAGCTGCACGCAATGCCATTGCTGACGCTGGCCTCACTAAAAATGATGTCGATGCCGTGTTCAGCGCTGGACGCATATTTTCTACCGAAACGGCTGAGTACCTTGGCATCCGTCCGCGCTATATCGACGGCACCTCCGTTGGTGGCTGTTCGTTTATTCAGCATTGTCAGCACGCCATAGCGGCGATCAACGCAGGATTGTGCGAAATCGTGTTAATCACTCACGGTGAATCTGGCCGTTCTCGGTTAGGGATGCCGGCGATGAAGTCGGAAAAAGACTCGCTGATGTGGCAGTTTGAAGTGCCCTACGGCATCGTCTTTCCGTTTACCAGCTACGGGTTTATCGCTACGCGCCATATGCATGAATACGGTACTACGCAAGAGCAACTGGCGGAGGTCGCGGTTGCCACGCGTGCCTGGGCACGGCTGAACCCGAAAGCGGCGCAGCGTGGAGAACTCTCAGTTGCTGATGTGATGAAGTCTCCAATTATCGCTTGGCCGTTTCATGTGCTCGACTGCTGCTTAGTCACTGATGCGGGGGGTGCCGCAGTGATCACGTCAGCCGAGCGCGCCAAGAATCTCAAGAAGAAGCCTGCGTATATTCTTGGCACTGGCGAAGGTACAGGGCATTGTTGGGTCAATCAAATGCCTGATTTTACCGCCGCGACTGGCGCACAGATTTCCGGACCACAAGCATTTGCCATGGCAGGCGTGACGCCTAAAGATATCGATGTGGCGATGCTGTATGACGCATTCACCATTGTGCCGATTCTTGCACTCGAAGACCTCGGCTTCTGTAAGAAAGGTGAAGGTGGAGCGTTCGTGTCAGGGCAACGCACGGCGCCTGGTGGTGACTTCCCCATGAACACCAATGGTGGCGGACTCTCATACACGCATACCGGCATGTACGGCATGTTCACGATTATCGAAGCCGTGCGGCAAGTACGCGGTGAATGTGGCGAACGGCAAGTGAAGGATGCCGAAGTCGCACTGTGTCACGGTCCAGGTGGCATTTTCAGTGGTGCAGCAACGATGATTCTCGCTAATGCGCCGAAGGCGTAA